TGGATAATTTCAACACACTAGCAGCTAAGATCATGTACAAGAACATCTGAACCCAAATCGTTCTAAATCTTGTATCATGTTCATGAGTGATTTATTTtcgttttattatatattaactCCACACATTTGATCGATACTCTTAATGAGAATGAGCGAGTAGGTTTGCGGATGGAAAGGAAATGACGCAGTTGAAGTTCATTCAATGAAGAAAATGGCCACTGCTAGCTAAGCTAAGCATGCATGTCGCCATCGATGGGGCCCAAACGCATGTGACGACATTAATTTTCCGTCGTTGTGCCATTCTATATAACGAACAACTTCGGCTCGCAATCATTCAGGAATCACTTCGGGCTACTGCCCTTGATCAGTTTTTTGTCTACCTTTCGTTCCAAGTGGTGGCGGGGATTCCCGATAAGATTTAGTTTAAAATGAGGGTTCATTCCCTTTGTCAGACAGCCCTTTGGGGAATTCTCTTGGTGTCGTTATTGGGGCTTTGCAGCGCAGATGACAAGACATTGTTCGAGGTTGTCGGGGCAGCAGATTGTGCTGATTGCAAGGAGTACAGCATTAAAAATACTCAGGCATTTTCGGGTAAAAATTTGCAACATTATTGTTAATTTGTTCAcgcaaaaacacacacacacacacacacatatatatatatatatatatgtattgtagAACAAGTACTCCAACACCAAACATAAAAAAGACATAGATTATAACACGATCTTCACACTTTCGACTCTGATTTTATTTAATCACAAAGGGATTCATAATTTAGTTATTTTTTCGATATTACAAGTATCTAACGTATGTATTTCTCAAATAAAGATATTTCATGCTCGAGATGCTTGATCATATAGGTCTCAGAGTGAGCGTTGATTGTAAGCTCAAAAGCGGGGAAACAAAAAGAATGGGAGATACCAAGCTCGACAAAGATGGGAAATTCAAGATCTCGGTCTCACAACAACTCCATCAAGATTGCTACGTGCAGCTCCACAGCGCCGCGGCAGTCCCCTGCGCAGCCCAAAATGGCGTCGAATCTGCGAAGATCGTGTTGAAATCCCAAACGAATGGTATCCAAACCTTCGGGCCGAGCGAAAATCTGAAGTTCTCAACTGCATTGTGTGCTTCCAAAACCTTTTGGCCTTTCTTCAAGCACCCACCTTTTCCATTCACCCATCCGTGGAAGAAGAACTTCCCTTCTTGGCCGCCTCTCCCTCCATTTCCGCCTCTCTACAAGCATAAACCACTTTTCCCACCGATTGTCAAGCCTCTACCACCACCAGTTCCCGTCTACAAACCACCAGTTCCAGTGTATAAGCCGCCTGTCCCCGTCTACAAGCCACCAGTTCCAGTCTACAAACCGCCGGTTCCCGTCTACAAACCAAAACCACCAGTTCCAGTGTATAAGCCGCCTGTCCCCGTCTACAAGCCACCAGTTCCAGTCTACAAACCGCCGGTTCCCGTCTACAAACCAAAACCACCGGTTCCAGTGTATAAGCCGCCTGTCCCCGTCTACAAGCCACCAGTTCCAGTCTACAAACCGCCGGTTCCCGTCTACAAGCCAAAACCACCAGTTTACAAGCCACCAACTCCTGTCTACAAGCCAAAGCCACCAGTTCCAGTCTACAAACCGCCGGTTCCCGTCTACAAACCAAAACCACCAGTTTACAAGCCACCAACTCCTGTCTACAAGCCAAAGCCACCAGTTCCCGTCCACAAACCGCCGGTTCCCGTCTACAAACCAAAACCACCAGTTTACAAGCCACCAACTCCCGTCTACAAGCCAAAACCACCAGTTCCCGTCTACAAGCCAAAACCACCAGTTTACAAGCCACCTGTCCCCATCTTCAAGCCAAAACCACCAGTTCACAAGCCACCGGTTCCAGTCTACAAGCCACCTGTCCCCGTCTACAAGCCAAAACCACCAGTTCCAGTCTACAAGCCACCGGTCCCCGTCTACAAGCCAAAACCACCAGTTTACAAGCCACCGGTTCCCGTTTACAAGCCGCCGATATACAAGAAGCCATGCCCTCCACTGATCCCCAAGCTTCCGCCATTTCCGAAGATCAAATTTCCTCCAAAGTACTtcttccaccaccaccaccaccaccacaaaCTCGGGCATTTCCCACCACTACCTCCGTACCATCCTTAAGCTTTTTAAAGGGTGCGTTTAGCAtctgtgtttgatttatttcttGCGGTGTTAACAAGAAATGGGTTTTCTGTGTCTTCAAATGgagtctttttctttttcttttttttaataaaaaaaatatagttttagGAATAAATTTCCAAGCAATTGGAAAAGAGAGATTAATATGAGTGACAGATGAAAATtaaatgaatttttaaatgtttgtATTGTCGATTTGGTGTTGATCACATGCATGTGCATGGTTCTTTTAGGTTTGTTTTCTTGGGTTGTAATTATCAcacattttttataaaattcaaTTGAGTGTTTCTTCCATAATATTCCatcattttttaattatttacttAATTGTATAATATATTTCGAATATATACGTCACACTTGGGTATCATTTgaacttaaaaataaataataatgtaaagataaatcatataatatattaaataaattaattaattataatatttaataaagtATTGTTTGgtttgattgataaataatagTTTTTTTTAGCTTAATTGATTGATTTTAAGATAAGatgataaattattatttttctcttttaataattattaaatattaataatattatttattagatgtaatattataatttaaattcaatgatttgattgatgtaaaataaataattagtaaatttataaataaaattgaataaaataaattatcaaaGAATTAATATTGTGCCATTCCAAACAAACCCTTAGATTACTAAAATGCCATGCACATGATAAAAAGAAGAATATGGGAAAATGTCACCAATTTAATTAACAGGGGCAAAAAAGTTTGAtagatgttatatatatatatatgagcatTGTCTTTATCTATTCAATACTCGATATGTGTACTGAGTGATGAATCATGATCAATCATCTATACATCATGATTAAATATGTGATCATGATTTATCTAATCAACATGAGAGGATAAAGACATTATCTATACAAGTAACATGAACTAAATCAGAAATCAAAGGGCTATTACTTTTGGTGATTCGCATCAATTTTTCTCGAGTTGCACAATACAATTATTTTACCTCCGAGAAAAGAAAGTTGATAATTTTGTTATCAAGGAATTAAGATTACAAATTTacatatatttaataaaaaaaacggCTTGACAAAGATGCATCCGAATCCCTATCCACATCACGTTTCTTTCCCCGATCCTAAATGAACTCGCATAGATCAAATTTCATCCTCACTTGAAAAATGATAATGGAGCGGAGGCGGGACGAGTTCGGAGAATAGAAACTTATTatccttattattattattattattatcattatcatGACATATTAGGAGATGTGGATATCATCttcatatttattttgatttatttcaaagaTTCAAGAAATTTATCGAACTCGAACCCGAAAATTAATCCTAAATCCGCTTTGTTTCTGATTTTCTTCGGGGACCGAAAATATCATCCCTAATAAAGCTGTCATATTgcaaaaaataatcatattttttttattaataaatctAAGGGCCGGGCTTTGGAACAAAAGGAATGGGGCTTTGGGACAGATGCCTCTTACCAAAATAAAGAAATTGATATTTCGATAAATTGATCTctactttttatattatttaatttaattgaaaaaaCCTCCGTCTCTGTCTTTTCCGACTGCTCGTTAACGATTAAAAAATCCACGCAAAGAGACGAAAGGGAGAAATCGATCTCTATAATCCAGATCCAGCAAAAAGTTTCCGAATTAGAGCTTAATTTCAATCCAGAATAATGTCTTCAACCTTCAGCGGCGATGAAACTGCTCCCTTCTTCGGATTCCTCGGCGCCGCTGCTGCCCTTGTATTCTCTTGTAATTATTTTACGTCTTTTCCCCTTTGATGTGATTATTTCTCAATTTATGTTTATATATGTTTCGATCTTGTTTTCTGTGGAAGAAATCAATGAATACACtgtttttcttcattttgttgGTTTATACTCATGTTTACCTTTTTTTAATGAGAATTTAACTTGTTGATGGAGTATTTGCAATTCATATCCTGTTTGGAGGAAAATGAGATTGTTGTTCGTTGAGAAATCATGGATTCAACCGGAGTGTGAAATTATACTGTAGTTTTTGAGTTCATGGTAAGATTGCTCGCTTTAACTTGTAAAGTAGGTCGCGGAATAAGGAATCAGCTGAGTTGGATTAGATTGACTGGaaccaataaaaatatatgcTTGTTCCCATTTCATGTTCAATTAAATGAGTGACCTGCCATGGGACACTAATTTTGGGTTGGATAACTTCACAAAATTtctttgtttctttttttttttattgttttgtttcttttttcttcCTCCAGGTATGGGTGCTGCATATGGGACTGCTAAGAGTGGCGTTGGCGTTGCTTCGATGGGGGTGATGAGGCCAGAGCTGGTGATGAAGTCAATTGTGCCGGTGGTTATGGCTGGTGTTTTGGGTATTTACGGTCTGATTATTGCTGTGATTATCAGCACTGGTATTAACCCTAAAGCTAAGTCTTATTACCTGTTTGATGGCTATGCTCATCTCTCTTCGGGCCTTTCTTGTGGGCTTGCTGGGCTTGCTGCTGGAATGGCTATCGGGATTGTCGGAGATGCTGGTGTTAGGTATGTTTCTATCAATTTCATGGAATGTCTAATCTTTCAGAGCTGAAGTTTCATTTGTTTTGTGAAGTTGTAAGTTAAAGTTTTTCATTTGCTTAGGTGATATGACCAGGTTTCGCTCAGAACTAAATATAATTGTCAGCATAGTTTATTAGGGTGGTTTTGTTCCTGGCCGTAGATTCCGATTTGAAAGGTTCGGTGAAGTAAAAATTTAGGTGATTTTCATCAAGTTTTGAAGAACACGTTTAGTGCATGTATTACAAGAGAGTATTGAAGGATTGAGCAAAAAATTATTAACTTGAAATGTCATTTATAAGTTTACTCGGTCATGAAGCAATTAAAATTTGTGATTATTTACAGGATCCCGTATGATTTGTAATTTGATGCAGCTGATGTCGAAATATTCTCCTTCAGGTTGTGTTGTTGCTTGTCGAAAAAGAAATTGTAAATTGGAAagcaaaaagaaaagaaattatCTTTAATCTTTGTTAATACCTAATGCCGCCAAAACCAGGTCGTTAAAAACTAGAGCCAATAAAATTCGAGGATGAATAGTGAAAACATACCGGTGTAAACAATCACTGACATGTTCTTGTTTAGCTTCAGATCTTGATATTCTGGACGATTGAGCTATGACTCACATCTTTCTATGTCCTTGTGATGTGATCAGCTGCAACCACCCCAGTTCATCATTGGAAAGGATTTCAAACAGCTATATGTATCTTTATGTGTATGTGTTTTTTTAAATGGATCTCAACTTGAAATTTTCTTTCCAGGGCTAACGCACAGCAGCCGAAGCTTTTTGTGGGGATGATCCTTATTCTCATTTTCGCTGAAGCTCTGGCACTCTACGGCCTAATTGTTGGAATCATTCTGTCTTCACGGGCCGGCCAGTCTAGAGCTGAGTAGTGGATAACTAAAATCAAGGCTTGTTTTGAACGACATTTTTACTCTCATCCAAGATATCCCACATATCTATCTTTGTTTTGTGCTGTTCTTTGTACTAAAATATTGGGTTTTTCCTCCTAATGAATAAAGGAGCTCATCGAGCGTTTATTATTTGATGGATTTATCAACTTTGTGTATTTTTGTAGCTTTGTACGGTATAGAAAATTCTGTAATTTCTACTACTGCGCTCAAGTCTTATATTCATACATAAGTTATAATGACGACTTTGGTTTTTCTTATTGGACTTTACCTGCCTGCATTTGACATAATCGTCTGTTACTTGAGCCACACTTATAATATGCTTTACTGTCGACTCTTTTAGAATTATTTTATAACTAATTTATTTACGACTAGTTCAGTTCAGGGGTGTAGCATCTTATTCTAAAAGTAAGTTCTAGATAAAATAGAACTTTTGAGTTTAaagatattaatatttttggtaTTACTATAACATATTTTTGGTATAATGATTACAAAAAATGCCCTGATAATATGAATATATTGCGAACATATTTTTATAcacaaattattattattagcaaCGATtactattaaaatatttaaatattgcaattaattaaaataatatggGCCGCCAATCTTATAAGATGGGCTTGACAAGATAAGGAGACGATATAGGAAAGATCCAGCCCAATCACATCCACCGATAGATTAAGATTCGTGCACAGGAATAACGCATCGGATACTCCTCTCCTTTATTATTATTTCTCTCCAGTTTCTTTCCTTCAGTTACTTCCAATCTGACTTGGGCTCTGGACTTCTCTCTTACCCTTGAAATCTTGGTGAAAGATCGGTGCTTACGTTCTGCTATTCAGAAGTGCTCTCCTTTCTTCGTCTTCGTGCTGCGGATTCTTGTAAAAGAACAGCTTTATTGTGTGATTGATTTCACCTCTTTGGTTGATTAATCAAATTTCGTGATTTTTTTTTCGGCAGGTGAATTCAGAGTTGAGAGCGTGTTTCCGCCGTTTGGGATTTATTAAACATGGTGCGCGTTGAGTCGAATTCCGATTTTTAAGAATTTATTATGTGGCTTTGTGTTGAAGCTATGCTGGAAATAATTGTTCTTTTCTGTGcttgaaaattaaaattcttcTTTGCTCTGGAAATTTTCTCTTGAAGATCTCCATCTGTGTTGTGTTTGCATGTTTTGATATTGAATATTGACCTTActggaaaatatttttcttaggGATCATGATTGTTGTAAAATTTCTACTTTGATTTTACTGCTAGTACTCTTGAGGTTAGAATTTAAATGTGACTATAGTTCGTGGTCTGCAGTTGGTCGTGGTCTGCAGTTGGTATTCTTCTTCCTTGCGGGTTGATTGTGTCGATTGATGAAGTATTTCGTGTGGCTAATTCAAACCTAAAATATTAGTAGACTAATAATCTAGATTTTCAGTGGAGTGTATTATAACTTTTTGGTCAATATGTTTTCTATGTTGGTAATTATTagttttaagatttttaagatgcatCCAGTTTTTCTACCAAGGGTCCCTTGGACAAGAAGAAGAGATTCAAGAGTTATTGAGAATGTGATAGGCTAATACAATATAAGCCCTTGCTAAAATTAAGTAATATTGTATTATTCGGCATGATAATGCATTGTCAAACTAGTTGGGCTTTTGCTGCTTTAGAATTGTGTTGTGGATATTTTATGCATCCAGGACATCACTTTTAATGTCAATTTGTGAAGATATATATTTGCGAATTTTTTACACACTTTATTTTGTATTATTGCAGTTATGAGAGCCTTCACTAGATGTgttcatatttattttttgcttTCTTGTTTCAGTTTTTCAACGGATATGGATACCATGGAATGTCATTTGAGCAAACATATCGGTGCTATCCTGCTTCTTTCATTGACAAGGTTTGACTGCTTCTCCAACTTTTGATTAATTTTCACTTTAATTTTGCAATGATGCTCACACATGTTATAGCTGAGTCAACACCACTAACTGTTTTTTAGCCCATGGATTCTATCTTTTTGCTGGAACTCTTAGTTTGGGTTTTCTTTTTTTG
This Primulina eburnea isolate SZY01 chromosome 2, ASM2296580v1, whole genome shotgun sequence DNA region includes the following protein-coding sequences:
- the LOC140823770 gene encoding uncharacterized protein; the protein is MRVHSLCQTALWGILLVSLLGLCSADDKTLFEVVGAADCADCKEYSIKNTQAFSGLRVSVDCKLKSGETKRMGDTKLDKDGKFKISVSQQLHQDCYVQLHSAAAVPCAAQNGVESAKIVLKSQTNGIQTFGPSENLKFSTALCASKTFWPFFKHPPFPFTHPWKKNFPSWPPLPPFPPLYKHKPLFPPIVKPLPPPVPVYKPPVPVYKPPVPVYKPPVPVYKPPVPVYKPKPPVPVYKPPVPVYKPPVPVYKPPVPVYKPKPPVPVYKPPVPVYKPPVPVYKPPVPVYKPKPPVYKPPTPVYKPKPPVPVYKPPVPVYKPKPPVYKPPTPVYKPKPPVPVHKPPVPVYKPKPPVYKPPTPVYKPKPPVPVYKPKPPVYKPPVPIFKPKPPVHKPPVPVYKPPVPVYKPKPPVPVYKPPVPVYKPKPPVYKPPVPVYKPPIYKKPCPPLIPKLPPFPKIKFPPKYFFHHHHHHHKLGHFPPLPPYHP
- the LOC140823771 gene encoding V-type proton ATPase 16 kDa proteolipid subunit, whose product is MSSTFSGDETAPFFGFLGAAAALVFSCMGAAYGTAKSGVGVASMGVMRPELVMKSIVPVVMAGVLGIYGLIIAVIISTGINPKAKSYYLFDGYAHLSSGLSCGLAGLAAGMAIGIVGDAGVRANAQQPKLFVGMILILIFAEALALYGLIVGIILSSRAGQSRAE